The following are encoded together in the Phaseolus vulgaris cultivar G19833 chromosome 9, P. vulgaris v2.0, whole genome shotgun sequence genome:
- the LOC137822743 gene encoding aquaporin TIP4-1: MAKIALGSAREATRPDCIQALVVEFIATFLFVFVGVASSMLTEKLGGDALVGLFVVAVAHALVVAVMISAAHISGGHLNPAVTIGLLAGGHITVFRSILYWIDQLVASAAASYLLYFLSGGQKTPVHTLAAGIGYGQGVIWEIVLTFSLLLTVYATMVDPKKGPLAGLGPTLVGFVVGANILAGGAYSAASMNPARSFGPALVTGNWTDHWVYWVGPLIGGGLAGFIYETFFIDRSHAPLPRDEEF; this comes from the exons ATGGCGAAAATCGCTCTCGGAAGCGCCAGAGAGGCCACTCGGCCAGACTGCATTCAAGCCCTTGTCGTTGAATTCATCGCCACCTTCCTCTTCGTCTTTGTTGGCGTTGCTTCTTCCATGCTCACTG AGAAGCTTGGTGGGGATGCACTCGTGGGGCTGTTTGTTGTGGCCGTCGCACATGCACTTGTGGTGGCCGTCATGATCTCCGCCGCCCACATCTCCGGCGGCCATCTGAACCCCGCCGTCACCATTGGCCTCCTTGCCGGCGGTCACATCACCGTCTTCCGTTCCATCCTCTATTGGATTGATCAATTAGTTGCATCCGCCGCAGcttcttatctcctttacttCCTTTCTGGAGGACAG AAAACTCCGGTTCATACGCTGGCCGCCGGAATTGGGTATGGTCAAGGGGTGATTTGGGAGATTGTGTTGACCTTTTCTTTGCTGTTGACTGTCTATGCCACCATGGTGGATCCAAAGAAGGGCCCACTTGCTGGGCTTGGCCCAACTCTTGTTGGGTTTGTAGTGGGGGCCAACATCCTCGCTGGTGGGGCTTACTCCGCTGCTTCTATGAACCCAGCGCGCTCTTTTGGGCCTGCCTTGGTTACTGGCAACTGGACCGATCATTGGGTTTACTGGGTTGGGCCTCTCATCGGTGGTGGGCTTGCTGGTTTCATCTATGAAACTTTCTTCATTGATCGATCTCACGCTCCTCTTCCTCGTGATGAAGAATTCTAA
- the LOC137822739 gene encoding protein JINGUBANG-like, translated as MDFYGKATLLSLMDNEKPEPPQSPLHLHLQTHREISEQDLQFSPPRPSSSDGMFPIMPDSPWTLSPIPTPSSSLLYHCIASLHRHEGNIYAIAASKGLVFTGSNSSRIRVWKQPDCMDRGYLKASSGEVRAILAYSNMLFSTHKDHKIRIWTFTASDSFKSKKLGTLPRKTSILMFPSRGKNTPKHKDSVSCMAYYHSEGLLYTGSHDRTVKAWRVSDRKCVDSFGAHEDNVNAILVNQDDGCLFTGSSDGSVKIWRRVYTEDSHTLTMTLKFQPSPVNALALSCSFNHCFLYSGSSDGMINFWEKERLCYRFNHGGFLQGHRFAVLCLATVGNMIFSGSEDTTIRVWRREEGSCYHECLTVLDGHRGPVRCLAACLEMEKVVMGFLVYSASLDQTFKVWRIKVLPDEKMCMDYSEQCEAQRVKIRDYSMSPVLSPSWVEKKLQGSYFQ; from the coding sequence ATGGATTTCTATGGCAAGGCCACCCTCCTCAGCCTCATGGACAACGAAAAGCCAGAACCACCGCAATCCCCTCTTCACCTTCATCTCCAAACCCACCGAGAGATAAGCGAACAAGACCTTCAGTTCAGTCCCCCAAGGCCTTCAAGCTCCGACGGCATGTTCCCTATCATGCCGGATTCACCATGGACACTTTCCCCTATCCCAACCCCCTCGTCCTCTTTGCTTTACCACTGCATCGCTTCGCTCCACCGCCACGAAGGTAACATCTACGCAATCGCTGCTTCAAAGGGTTTGGTCTTCACCGGCTCCAACAGCAGCAGAATCCGTGTCTGGAAGCAGCCGGATTGCATGGACAGAGGGTATCTCAAAGCCAGCTCCGGTGAGGTCAGAGCCATTCTCGCTTATAGCAACATGCTTTTCTCCACGCACAAGGACCACAAAATAAGGATATGGACTTTCACCGCTTCGGATAGCTTCAAGTCCAAGAAACTAGGCACTCTCCCTAGAAAAACCTCCATCCTCATGTTCCCCTCCAGAGGGAAGAACACGCCCAAGCACAAAGATTCCGTTTCTTGCATGGCGTATTACCACTCCGAGGGTCTCCTTTACACCGGCTCCCACGACAGAACAGTGAAGGCGTGGCGCGTTTCCGACAGAAAATGCGTTGACTCGTTCGGCGCACACGAGGATAACGTCAACGCCATATTGGTGAACCAGGACGATGGTTGTCTTTTCACCGGTTCCTCCGACGGGTCGGTGAAGATATGGAGAAGGGTGTACACTGAAGACTCGCACACTCTCACCATGACTCTCAAATTCCAACCCTCCCCCGTCAATGCTCTTGCGTTGAGTTGCTCGTTCAACCACTGCTTCCTCTATTCGGGTTCCTCCGACGGGATGATAAACTTCTGGGAGAAGGAAAGGTTGTGCTACAGGTTCAACCATGGAGGGTTCTTGCAGGGTCACCGTTTCGCGGTTCTTTGTTTAGCCACAGTAGGGAACATGATATTCAGTGGGTCAGAGGACACCACCATTAGGGTGTGGAGGAGAGAGGAAGGAAGCTGCTACCACGAGTGTTTGACGGTTTTGGATGGACACAGAGGACCAGTTAGATGCTTGGCTGCATGCCTCGAGATGGAAAAGGTTGTGATGGGGTTCTTGGTGTACAGTGCTAGTTTGGACCAAACATTCAAAGTCTGGAGGATTAAGGTTTTGCCGGATGAAAAAATGTGCATGGACTACAGTGAGCAGTGTGAAGCCCAGAGGGTGAAGATTAGGGACTACTCTATGAGCCCCGTTCTCTCGCCTTCATGGGTGGAGAAGAAACTTCAAGGTAGCTATTTTCAGTAG